Proteins from a genomic interval of Verrucomicrobiota bacterium:
- the mtnP gene encoding S-methyl-5'-thioadenosine phosphorylase, whose amino-acid sequence MKRARRTPPAPQPAHRVGIIGGSGLYHIEGFTNQQWVRVRTPFGAPSDALLTGRLAGREVVFLPRHGRGHRVMPSELNHRANLWAMKKLGVAWIISVSAVGSLQAKYAPCDIVLPDQFLDRTKRSFEHTFFGRGIVAHVAFADPVCGELRKLLLASARKLGARAHDGGTYVNMEGPAFSTRAESLTNHRAGYDVIGMTNLGEAKCAREAEIAYSNLAMITDYDCWKADEAHVTVEMVLDNLRKNAAQAKAIIADVLPQIPAAPCWPCHDALRCAIMTERKLWPRKTIAELEPLLRKYL is encoded by the coding sequence ATGAAACGCGCCCGACGGACCCCGCCCGCCCCGCAACCCGCCCATCGCGTCGGCATCATCGGCGGCAGCGGGCTCTATCACATCGAGGGGTTCACGAATCAGCAATGGGTCCGCGTCCGCACGCCGTTTGGCGCGCCGTCGGACGCGCTGCTCACGGGCCGGCTCGCCGGGCGCGAGGTGGTGTTCCTGCCGCGGCACGGACGCGGACACCGCGTCATGCCGTCCGAACTGAATCACCGCGCCAATCTCTGGGCGATGAAGAAACTCGGAGTGGCGTGGATCATCAGCGTGAGCGCCGTCGGGTCCTTGCAGGCGAAGTATGCGCCGTGCGACATCGTGTTGCCGGACCAGTTCCTCGACCGCACGAAGAGGTCGTTCGAACACACATTCTTCGGCCGCGGCATCGTGGCGCACGTGGCATTCGCCGACCCGGTTTGCGGTGAGTTGCGGAAGCTGCTGCTCGCAAGCGCGCGCAAGCTCGGCGCCCGCGCGCACGACGGCGGCACTTACGTGAACATGGAGGGCCCGGCCTTCAGCACGCGCGCCGAGTCGCTCACGAACCACCGCGCTGGCTACGACGTGATCGGCATGACGAATCTCGGCGAGGCCAAGTGCGCGCGCGAGGCCGAGATCGCTTACTCGAACTTGGCGATGATCACCGACTACGATTGCTGGAAGGCCGACGAGGCGCACGTCACGGTTGAGATGGTGCTCGATAATCTCCGCAAGAATGCCGCGCAGGCGAAGGCGATCATCGCGGATGTGCTCCCGCAAATCCCCGCCGCGCCCTGCTGGCCGTGCCACGACGCGCTGCGTTGCGCCATCATGACCGAGCGCAAGCTGTGGCCGCGGAAGACCATCGCGGAACTCGAACCGCTGCTTCGGAAGTATCTCTAG
- a CDS encoding nitroreductase, translating to MNTASIRPARRDSAATTPIEPWNLHAEDFPLNAPVGRQLRFLLQYAVLAPSGHNTQPWLFRVKGGTADLLADRSRSLPVLDPDDRELVISCGGALLNLRVAMRHFGFAPEVELMPDPSNPDLLARVRLGERRVSVEEEKPLFSALLQRHTNRAPFENKPLPGTLLKLLRAEAFSEGAWLHVVEGELDRLKLAAMVAEADCLQWAHKQFRREIAAWVHPNGSASRDGVPGSAKGFGDLASLASPLVIRTIDAGSNRAARDRDIALASPVLAIIGTDSDTPAAWVASGQAMQRVLLRARVEHVWASFLNQPVEIPELRGRLSDLVGRTGFPHIILRLGYGPEIKKPTPRRPVEEVLVD from the coding sequence ATGAACACTGCATCCATTCGACCCGCGCGGCGCGATTCCGCCGCGACCACGCCCATCGAACCCTGGAACCTTCACGCCGAGGACTTCCCGTTGAACGCGCCCGTCGGCCGTCAACTCCGGTTCCTCCTGCAATACGCCGTCCTCGCGCCGTCGGGGCACAACACGCAGCCGTGGCTTTTCCGCGTGAAGGGCGGCACGGCCGATCTCCTCGCGGACCGTTCGCGCTCGCTTCCCGTGCTCGATCCCGACGACCGCGAGCTCGTCATCTCATGCGGCGGCGCGCTGCTGAATCTGCGCGTGGCGATGCGGCACTTTGGCTTCGCGCCCGAGGTCGAGCTCATGCCCGACCCGTCGAACCCGGACCTGCTGGCACGGGTGCGACTCGGCGAACGGAGGGTAAGCGTCGAGGAAGAGAAGCCGCTGTTCTCCGCGCTGCTCCAGCGCCACACGAACCGGGCGCCGTTCGAAAACAAGCCGCTGCCCGGCACGCTCCTGAAGTTGTTGCGAGCCGAGGCCTTCTCCGAGGGCGCGTGGCTTCACGTTGTCGAGGGAGAGCTGGACCGCCTGAAGCTCGCCGCAATGGTCGCCGAGGCCGACTGCCTGCAATGGGCGCACAAACAGTTCCGGCGCGAGATCGCCGCGTGGGTGCACCCGAATGGCAGCGCGAGCCGCGACGGCGTGCCGGGCTCGGCGAAGGGATTCGGCGATCTCGCCTCCCTTGCGAGCCCGCTCGTCATCCGCACGATTGACGCGGGATCAAACCGCGCGGCTCGCGACCGCGACATCGCGCTCGCGTCGCCGGTGCTCGCGATCATTGGCACGGACTCGGACACTCCCGCGGCATGGGTGGCGTCGGGCCAGGCGATGCAACGCGTGCTCTTGCGGGCGCGCGTCGAGCATGTGTGGGCGTCGTTTCTCAATCAGCCCGTCGAGATTCCCGAACTGCGCGGGCGACTCTCCGACCTGGTGGGCCGGACGGGCTTCCCGCACATCATCCTCCGCCTGGGTTACGGCCCGGAGATCAAGAAACCCACCCCGCGCCGGCCGGTCGAGGAAGTGCTCGTCGATTGA
- a CDS encoding universal stress protein, giving the protein MKIKPASRSGSVLMEMGPRDSDMIAESDRATTLAPFKIKSLLVPMDFSECSKKALRYALPFARQFGASLTLLYVAHIPYVGAEVGGIDYALIESQMRAGGIKELEKIAGEDVGAEIPTRTIVRVGLPHHEIVTTARELDVDLIIISTHGHTGFKHMFMGSTAEKVVRHAPCPVLVVREREHEFV; this is encoded by the coding sequence ATGAAAATCAAGCCCGCCTCCCGGTCCGGCAGCGTCCTCATGGAAATGGGGCCGCGCGACTCGGACATGATCGCCGAATCGGACCGCGCCACCACCCTGGCGCCGTTCAAGATCAAGAGCCTGCTGGTCCCGATGGACTTCAGCGAGTGCTCCAAGAAAGCCCTCCGTTACGCGCTCCCGTTTGCGCGGCAATTCGGCGCGAGCCTCACGCTCCTCTACGTCGCCCACATTCCCTATGTCGGCGCGGAAGTCGGGGGCATCGACTACGCGCTCATCGAGTCGCAGATGCGCGCCGGCGGGATCAAGGAACTCGAGAAGATCGCCGGCGAGGACGTCGGCGCCGAGATTCCCACGCGGACCATCGTGCGCGTCGGCCTGCCGCATCACGAAATCGTGACAACGGCCCGCGAACTCGACGTGGACCTCATCATCATCTCCACGCACGGTCACACCGGGTTCAAGCACATGTTCATGGGCAGCACCGCGGAGAAGGTCGTGCGCCATGCGCCGTGCCCGGTGCTCGTCGTGCGCGAACGCGAGCATGAGTTCGTGTAG
- a CDS encoding sigma-54-dependent Fis family transcriptional regulator: MTPSTTSRATLPILIVDDDDGQRSLLRTFLNGHGFATLSAASGEEALKTLAASGVSMMISDVRMPGMSGLETFRRARQMHATLPVLLVTAYADIRDAVGAMRDGALNYLAKPIDLDELLASVQRVTGVRPAAPVAGTGEVSLPKDIIARSPLMLAVFHDAALVAPSVSRVLITGESGVGKEVLADVIHLWSPRAKGPLVKVNCAAIPETLLESELFGHEKGAFTGAVALRTGRFEEAGGGSIFLDEVSEMSPQLQAKLLRVTQDGCFRRVGSGRELRTDARILAATNKNLDTLIQEGRFREDLFYRLNVVEINVPPLRERRDDILPLAAHFLAGFGADKARIAAGFVEVLERYLWPGNVRELRNAMERAALLSHGNIVLPEHLPARVRGSATAPAAAPAADSQRLDEVERDAILAALRRHDFNRTETAKALAISRRALTYKLQRMRAMGLAVDRPGQGGDGE; this comes from the coding sequence ATGACGCCATCCACCACTTCCCGCGCGACGCTGCCGATCCTGATCGTGGACGACGACGACGGGCAGCGGAGCTTGCTGCGGACATTCCTCAACGGGCACGGGTTCGCCACGCTGTCTGCGGCGTCGGGAGAAGAGGCGCTCAAAACCCTCGCGGCGAGCGGCGTGTCGATGATGATTTCCGACGTGCGGATGCCCGGCATGTCCGGACTCGAGACGTTCCGGCGCGCCCGGCAGATGCACGCCACGCTGCCGGTGCTGCTTGTCACCGCCTATGCCGACATCCGCGATGCCGTGGGCGCGATGCGTGACGGCGCGCTCAACTACCTCGCCAAGCCCATCGACTTGGATGAGTTGCTCGCTTCGGTGCAGCGAGTCACCGGCGTCCGGCCCGCCGCGCCGGTCGCAGGCACGGGTGAGGTTTCGCTTCCGAAGGACATCATCGCCCGGAGCCCGCTGATGCTCGCGGTGTTTCACGACGCCGCGCTCGTCGCACCGTCCGTGAGCCGCGTGCTCATCACGGGCGAAAGCGGCGTGGGCAAGGAAGTGCTGGCGGACGTGATCCACCTCTGGAGCCCGCGCGCGAAGGGCCCGCTCGTGAAGGTGAATTGCGCGGCGATTCCGGAGACGTTGCTGGAGAGCGAACTCTTCGGCCACGAGAAGGGGGCGTTCACGGGCGCGGTCGCGCTGCGGACGGGGCGCTTCGAGGAGGCGGGCGGCGGCTCGATCTTCCTCGATGAGGTGAGCGAGATGTCGCCGCAGTTGCAGGCCAAGCTGCTGCGCGTCACGCAGGACGGTTGCTTCCGCCGCGTGGGCTCCGGCAGGGAGCTGCGCACCGACGCACGCATCCTCGCCGCGACGAACAAAAACCTCGACACGCTGATCCAGGAAGGCCGTTTCCGCGAAGACCTTTTTTACCGGCTCAATGTCGTCGAGATCAACGTCCCGCCTTTGCGCGAGCGACGTGATGACATCCTGCCGCTGGCGGCGCATTTCCTGGCCGGATTCGGCGCGGACAAGGCGCGCATCGCGGCGGGGTTCGTCGAGGTGCTGGAACGGTATTTGTGGCCGGGCAACGTGCGGGAGTTGCGCAACGCGATGGAACGCGCCGCACTGCTCTCGCACGGGAACATCGTGCTGCCCGAGCATCTGCCCGCGCGGGTTCGGGGATCCGCTACCGCGCCGGCGGCGGCGCCGGCGGCGGATTCGCAGCGACTCGATGAAGTCGAGCGCGACGCGATCCTCGCGGCGCTGCGTCGACACGATTTCAACCGCACCGAAACGGCAAAGGCGCTGGCCATCAGCCGGCGCGCGCTGACCTACAAATTGCAGCGCATGCGCGCGATGGGTCTCGCCGTGGACCGCCCCGGGCAGGGCGGGGACGGCGAGTGA